One stretch of Streptomyces sp. TLI_171 DNA includes these proteins:
- a CDS encoding ATP-binding protein, which translates to MPAADSVSNRPGWYLVPLARGFRLHLCVTGDVLGDVRRQVHALLHGHAQPDTVYAAQLLMTELLTNALEACGPHAPVVAVVRVGEASISLAVHDPDVSHSLLAATPMPGPWAVSGRGLPLVEALGAGPVDVKVTALGKQVCCRLPNPAA; encoded by the coding sequence ATGCCCGCAGCCGACTCCGTCAGCAACCGCCCCGGCTGGTACCTGGTACCGCTCGCACGGGGCTTCCGGCTCCACCTCTGCGTGACCGGTGACGTCCTCGGCGACGTCCGCCGCCAGGTCCACGCCCTCCTTCATGGCCACGCGCAGCCGGACACCGTCTACGCCGCCCAGCTGCTGATGACCGAGTTGCTGACCAATGCGCTGGAGGCGTGCGGGCCCCACGCCCCGGTGGTTGCCGTGGTCCGCGTGGGCGAGGCCTCCATCAGCCTCGCCGTCCACGACCCGGACGTCAGCCACTCGCTTCTCGCCGCAACGCCGATGCCCGGGCCCTGGGCCGTCTCCGGACGGGGGCTGCCGCTGGTGGAGGCGCTGGGCGCCGGGCCGGTGGACGTGAAGGTGACCGCCCTGGGCAAGCAGGTCTGCTGCCGGCTCCCGAACCCCGCCGCCTGA
- a CDS encoding DNA cytosine methyltransferase has product MGKPKKTATRTATHRPATRRRRFRHDDLVAVDLFSGFGGLTRGIEMAGFTTIMAANHNRYKVEVHEANHPHAEHWIADLVDPDAADYHSARDLPAADLLVAGVSCVNHSQANTKKAYEQGLSLFDFDDPDFEARVTKSERDRATANCVLHYVAQHHPRMILVECTTELTSWGPALPGRPKVGDGSTYRWWLRQFENLGYRHKVLYLNSMHFGVPQSRDRAYWVFWDKSIPEPDLDFRPVARCHACDKDVDAVWSWKTGPTPTGTVRYGQQYEYRCPSCHRPVVPPAAPSLAALDLSDLGTRIGDRTRPLAPSTMARAQRCLQRFAEFPAVLMPAKGVHGSERHLWQPLATQTSQQEAAILSAGTVAATHRLTGAGRSLALPLDTAETAHDKAVLLAVDNFQGGPRGVHEPLPTQGGSETMGILSAGVLPFRKNTLPQTHAEAMPTVTADQIPGLLFAGWYKQNGSTGNETAPHLLADPFGALTAHDTTGVLAAEWRAALSELRLEECHFRMMQPHEIGRGCGFDVDFAGYKGSFIVWGAARSQVDGYGNAVSPQVGAWIGARLRAALHGA; this is encoded by the coding sequence ATGGGCAAGCCGAAGAAGACGGCCACTCGCACAGCCACCCACAGGCCCGCCACCAGGCGCCGCCGCTTCCGCCACGACGACCTCGTCGCGGTCGACCTGTTCTCCGGATTCGGGGGCCTGACCCGTGGCATCGAGATGGCCGGGTTCACCACGATCATGGCCGCCAACCACAACCGCTACAAGGTCGAGGTCCACGAGGCGAACCACCCGCACGCGGAGCACTGGATCGCGGACCTGGTCGACCCCGACGCGGCCGACTACCACTCCGCCCGAGACCTGCCCGCCGCCGACCTCCTGGTCGCCGGCGTCTCCTGCGTCAACCACTCGCAGGCCAACACGAAGAAGGCGTACGAGCAGGGCCTGTCCCTGTTCGACTTCGACGACCCGGACTTCGAGGCACGGGTCACCAAGTCCGAGCGCGACCGCGCCACCGCGAACTGCGTCCTGCACTACGTAGCCCAGCACCACCCGCGAATGATCCTCGTCGAGTGCACCACCGAACTCACCTCCTGGGGACCGGCCCTGCCCGGCCGCCCGAAGGTCGGGGACGGCTCCACCTACCGCTGGTGGCTCCGGCAGTTCGAGAACCTCGGCTACCGGCACAAGGTCCTGTACCTGAACTCGATGCACTTCGGCGTCCCGCAGTCCCGCGACCGGGCCTACTGGGTGTTCTGGGACAAGTCCATCCCCGAACCCGACCTCGACTTCCGGCCGGTGGCGCGCTGCCACGCCTGCGACAAGGACGTCGATGCCGTTTGGTCCTGGAAGACCGGGCCCACCCCGACCGGGACGGTGCGCTACGGCCAGCAGTACGAGTACCGGTGCCCGAGCTGCCACCGCCCGGTCGTCCCCCCGGCGGCCCCGTCGCTCGCCGCCCTCGACCTGAGCGACCTCGGCACCCGCATCGGCGACCGCACCCGGCCCCTCGCCCCGTCGACGATGGCCCGCGCGCAGCGGTGCCTGCAGCGCTTCGCCGAGTTCCCCGCCGTCCTGATGCCGGCCAAGGGGGTGCACGGCAGCGAGCGGCACTTGTGGCAGCCCCTGGCCACACAGACCAGCCAGCAGGAGGCGGCCATCCTGTCGGCCGGCACCGTGGCGGCCACGCACCGGCTGACCGGGGCCGGGCGCAGCCTCGCCCTGCCGCTGGACACCGCAGAGACGGCCCACGACAAGGCGGTCCTGCTCGCCGTCGACAACTTCCAGGGCGGCCCGCGGGGCGTCCACGAGCCCCTGCCTACGCAGGGCGGCTCGGAGACGATGGGGATCCTGTCCGCAGGGGTGCTGCCGTTCCGCAAGAACACCCTCCCCCAGACGCACGCCGAGGCGATGCCGACCGTCACCGCCGATCAGATCCCCGGTCTGCTGTTCGCCGGCTGGTACAAGCAGAACGGCTCCACCGGCAACGAGACCGCGCCGCACCTCCTGGCCGACCCCTTCGGCGCCCTCACCGCCCACGACACCACCGGCGTCCTCGCGGCCGAGTGGCGGGCCGCACTCAGTGAGCTGCGCCTGGAGGAGTGCCACTTCCGCATGATGCAGCCGCACGAGATCGGACGGGGCTGCGGTTTCGACGTCGACTTCGCCGGCTACAAGGGTTCGTTCATCGTCTGGGGTGCAGCTCGCAGCCAGGTCGACGGGTACGGCAACGCCGTGTCCCCTCAGGTCGGGGCCTGGATCGGGGCCCGCCTGCGCGCCGCTCTCCACGGCGCCTGA
- a CDS encoding phosphoadenosine phosphosulfate reductase family protein, which produces MSDPVQTLLDQLRLGIQTSGAVRTARNATRRKPEAGHDLRAGHARLRSARNRARAQQAAWRSAWRTCRGAAFRGSARSAADAVLAELAADPVELVRRADAVIYHSSAGKDSVVGLHRAVQAAKRAGCLHKLVVVHADLGPDTEWPGVRELAQRQAERYGLSFLVVAADGGFVGMVEKRRMFPDAKRRLCTSSLKRDELAPIYTRITAALGLDEQALIVSVYGVRGGESAARAKKAPLSIDSRASSGKRLVLTWNIIHHLSAADVWSEISEHGLEYHPIYDTGLDRLSCAYCILAPDAALVLATRVCFALGLPIPGVYVDLERRIGHTFKPSQTLAGVVAAARMLDALDGPLVWSRGDAVRRHLGEDACRRWEQRLACAA; this is translated from the coding sequence GTGTCCGATCCCGTCCAGACGCTGCTGGACCAGCTCAGGCTGGGCATCCAGACCAGCGGCGCCGTGCGCACCGCCCGCAACGCAACCCGCCGAAAGCCCGAGGCGGGCCATGACCTCCGCGCCGGCCACGCCCGACTGCGCTCCGCACGGAACCGGGCCAGGGCGCAGCAGGCAGCCTGGCGGTCGGCGTGGCGGACATGCCGCGGCGCCGCCTTCCGCGGTTCCGCCAGGTCGGCCGCCGACGCGGTCCTCGCGGAACTCGCTGCCGACCCCGTGGAGTTGGTGCGCCGGGCCGACGCCGTGATCTACCACAGTTCGGCCGGGAAAGACTCGGTGGTCGGGCTGCACCGGGCGGTCCAGGCCGCGAAGCGCGCCGGGTGCCTGCACAAGCTGGTCGTCGTCCACGCCGACCTCGGGCCCGACACCGAGTGGCCGGGCGTGCGGGAGTTGGCGCAGCGGCAGGCCGAACGCTACGGCCTGAGCTTCCTGGTCGTGGCCGCCGACGGCGGCTTCGTCGGGATGGTCGAGAAGCGCCGCATGTTTCCTGACGCCAAGCGCCGGCTGTGTACGTCGTCGCTGAAGCGCGACGAGCTGGCCCCGATCTACACGCGGATCACGGCCGCGCTCGGGTTGGACGAGCAGGCGCTGATCGTTTCGGTCTATGGCGTCCGCGGCGGCGAGTCGGCGGCCCGGGCCAAGAAGGCCCCGCTGTCCATCGACTCCCGCGCCAGCAGCGGCAAGCGCCTCGTGCTGACCTGGAACATCATCCATCACCTTTCCGCGGCGGACGTATGGTCGGAGATCAGCGAGCATGGGTTGGAGTACCACCCGATCTACGACACCGGCCTCGATCGCCTATCGTGTGCGTACTGCATCTTGGCGCCGGATGCCGCGCTCGTGCTCGCCACCCGGGTCTGCTTCGCCCTCGGCCTGCCCATTCCCGGGGTGTACGTCGACCTGGAGCGCCGAATCGGCCACACCTTCAAACCCAGCCAGACCCTCGCCGGGGTGGTCGCGGCCGCCCGGATGCTCGACGCGCTGGACGGCCCGCTCGTCTGGAGCCGGGGCGACGCCGTCCGGCGCCATCTCGGCGAGGACGCCTGTCGGCGCTGGGAGCAGCGCCTGGCCTGCGCGGCCTGA
- a CDS encoding ADP-ribosylglycohydrolase family protein produces the protein MPNRRVSTRRPAPRRPLLTEIRTDRAAGVLLAAAAGDALGVHYEGQGTMHPDQQPKMLGGGYGPYRPGEYSDDTQMQWCIADVAATGADLRSPAALDAIAANFLIWLRDGATDVGIQTRTVLGMTERAHAESDEPLHQVMTRQATAQYKRTGLGAGNGALMRTGTVALAHLDNPRAMAEAARAVSDLTHGDQLSAEACILWCSGIRTAVLDGTFDGVRAGVALLPENRRAQWAAWLDEAESRPPHTFANKNGFVVVALQAAWASITQTPVPAADPANGSFASQHLQLALENAVRIGRDTDTVAAIAGALLGARWGGSAVPLHWQRLLHGWPSQDASDLVSLAVLTVNQGGDDSSGWPRGERMPHPQVGGGPFAVLHPHDPGLIIGNLAQTAVDGPAPVDAVVSLCRVGSGPILTQSGVEHIRVWLVDRAGANADTAFVVDQAARIVRQLRQEGKRVYLHCVAGRSRTPAVAARYSCLLTGKSPADALADVHTALGWWRLDHNRDLFEAIYRLAGHRPPSSTRVGRPRPGRFDPHPDLAW, from the coding sequence ATGCCGAACCGCCGCGTCAGCACCCGCCGCCCCGCACCGCGGCGGCCGCTGCTGACCGAGATCCGCACCGACCGCGCCGCCGGCGTCCTTCTCGCCGCTGCAGCTGGTGACGCTCTCGGCGTCCACTACGAGGGCCAGGGCACGATGCACCCCGACCAGCAGCCGAAGATGCTCGGCGGCGGCTACGGCCCGTACCGGCCCGGCGAATACAGCGACGACACGCAGATGCAGTGGTGCATCGCCGACGTCGCCGCCACCGGAGCCGATCTGCGCAGCCCGGCCGCCCTCGACGCCATCGCCGCCAACTTCCTGATCTGGCTTCGCGACGGAGCCACGGACGTCGGCATCCAGACCAGGACCGTCCTCGGCATGACCGAGCGGGCGCACGCCGAATCCGACGAGCCGCTGCACCAGGTGATGACCCGCCAGGCCACCGCCCAGTACAAGCGGACCGGCCTCGGCGCAGGCAACGGAGCCCTCATGAGGACCGGCACCGTCGCCCTCGCCCACCTCGACAACCCGCGCGCCATGGCCGAAGCGGCCCGCGCGGTCAGCGACCTGACCCACGGCGACCAGCTCAGCGCCGAGGCGTGCATCCTGTGGTGCTCCGGCATTCGCACCGCCGTCCTCGACGGCACCTTCGACGGCGTCCGCGCCGGAGTGGCCCTGCTCCCCGAGAACCGCCGCGCCCAGTGGGCCGCCTGGCTCGACGAGGCCGAGAGCCGCCCTCCGCACACCTTCGCCAACAAGAACGGCTTCGTCGTCGTGGCGCTCCAGGCCGCATGGGCCTCCATCACCCAGACCCCCGTACCCGCAGCCGACCCCGCCAACGGCTCCTTCGCCAGCCAGCACCTCCAGCTCGCCCTGGAGAACGCCGTACGCATCGGCCGCGACACCGACACCGTCGCCGCGATCGCCGGAGCGCTCCTCGGCGCGCGCTGGGGCGGATCGGCCGTGCCGCTCCACTGGCAGCGCCTGCTCCACGGCTGGCCCAGCCAGGACGCCTCCGACCTGGTCAGCCTCGCAGTCCTGACGGTGAACCAGGGCGGTGACGACTCCAGCGGCTGGCCCCGGGGTGAGCGGATGCCGCACCCGCAGGTTGGGGGAGGGCCGTTCGCCGTCCTCCACCCGCACGACCCCGGACTGATCATCGGCAACCTCGCCCAGACCGCCGTCGACGGCCCCGCGCCGGTCGACGCCGTCGTCAGCCTCTGCCGGGTCGGCTCTGGCCCGATCCTGACCCAGTCCGGAGTCGAGCACATCCGGGTCTGGCTGGTCGACCGCGCCGGAGCCAACGCGGACACCGCGTTCGTCGTGGACCAGGCCGCACGGATCGTCCGGCAGCTGCGTCAGGAGGGGAAGCGGGTGTACCTCCACTGCGTGGCCGGTCGCAGTCGCACCCCCGCCGTTGCCGCCCGCTACAGCTGCCTGCTCACCGGCAAGAGCCCCGCCGACGCGCTCGCCGACGTGCACACAGCCCTGGGGTGGTGGCGGCTGGACCACAACCGCGACCTGTTCGAAGCGATCTACCGGCTCGCCGGGCACCGTCCCCCGAGCTCGACCCGCGTCGGCCGGCCGCGCCCCGGCCGCTTCGACCCGCACCCGGACCTGGCCTGGTAG
- a CDS encoding helix-turn-helix transcriptional regulator, with translation MHRSSSFRPDRLVAERTKAGLSRQDLAHKAGIRPAVLDDYEAGARTPNAKMLAGLAEAVGCQLQDLLNPVEERDLRTLREQASGLGPGAAAAAVQMSRGSLAMLEAGRTTELKDSVAAALAAVYGTSEEEVREAHQRSVATARSTAPLWLTDRTMQRLANHLGRTPDELRELIETIQDEERRG, from the coding sequence ATGCACCGCAGCAGCAGCTTCAGGCCGGACCGCCTGGTCGCCGAGAGGACGAAGGCCGGCCTGAGCCGCCAGGACCTCGCCCACAAGGCCGGGATCCGCCCCGCCGTCCTCGACGACTACGAAGCCGGCGCACGCACGCCGAACGCCAAGATGCTGGCTGGCCTGGCGGAAGCAGTCGGATGCCAGCTGCAGGATCTCCTCAATCCCGTCGAGGAGCGGGACCTGCGGACTCTGCGCGAGCAGGCCAGCGGCCTGGGGCCCGGCGCCGCGGCCGCGGCGGTGCAGATGTCCCGCGGGTCACTGGCCATGCTGGAGGCCGGCCGCACGACCGAGCTGAAGGACAGCGTCGCTGCGGCCCTGGCCGCGGTGTACGGCACCAGCGAGGAGGAGGTCCGCGAGGCGCACCAGCGCAGCGTGGCAACCGCGCGGTCGACGGCGCCGCTCTGGCTGACCGATCGAACAATGCAACGCCTGGCCAACCACCTCGGCCGGACGCCCGACGAGCTGCGAGAGCTGATCGAGACCATCCAGGACGAAGAGCGGAGGGGATGA
- a CDS encoding DUF4417 domain-containing protein, which yields MANVSLPMPAVGVPLPGRGCDCTRCAFWMGPDGRGGPATVEPLCSGSNADCSYCGCAAAEAGSPAGACASCPIRCGSRTDIAAWMHDVGGTLAFDDLVVEGELPQLPSFIPMTDGSSVGALDASLRWPAYAVGLRRVFSPDTHTIYPRLAGKDAHQVLGLGEQQKAVLVGYGEDPLVEAFWSYRRRGGLVEELASQNWDVILSPNYSIYGNWPRVEHLLNMRRCLMIAQEFHDAGAVAVPNVYWYRLEDLERYRAWFDDVPAPGIAVNLQTVRENNNWDSWALPGLYWLAENLPADLPVLLTGLSRADRIAQAVALFRDRLTLISQNPHQYALHGAVMTANGREDIHARPGDAFAVTVRYMSSLLPRS from the coding sequence ATGGCCAACGTCTCCCTGCCCATGCCCGCCGTCGGCGTGCCCCTTCCCGGCCGCGGCTGCGACTGCACCCGCTGCGCGTTCTGGATGGGCCCGGACGGCCGCGGCGGGCCGGCCACCGTCGAGCCGCTGTGCTCGGGCAGCAACGCCGACTGCAGCTACTGCGGCTGCGCGGCCGCCGAGGCCGGCTCCCCGGCGGGTGCCTGCGCCAGCTGCCCGATCCGCTGCGGTTCTCGGACCGACATCGCCGCCTGGATGCACGACGTCGGCGGCACCCTCGCCTTCGACGACCTGGTCGTGGAGGGCGAACTCCCGCAGTTGCCCTCCTTCATCCCCATGACCGACGGCAGCTCCGTCGGCGCACTGGACGCCAGCCTGCGCTGGCCCGCCTACGCGGTCGGACTCAGGAGAGTGTTCAGCCCCGACACCCACACCATCTACCCGCGGCTCGCCGGGAAGGACGCCCACCAGGTCCTCGGGCTCGGCGAGCAGCAGAAGGCGGTGCTGGTCGGCTACGGCGAGGACCCGCTGGTGGAAGCGTTCTGGTCGTACCGCCGTCGTGGCGGCCTGGTCGAAGAGCTCGCCTCACAGAACTGGGACGTGATTCTCTCGCCGAACTACTCGATCTACGGCAACTGGCCCCGAGTCGAGCACCTGCTGAACATGCGCCGCTGCCTCATGATCGCGCAGGAGTTCCACGACGCCGGCGCCGTGGCGGTGCCGAACGTCTACTGGTACCGGCTGGAGGACCTGGAGCGCTACCGCGCCTGGTTCGACGACGTCCCCGCCCCGGGCATCGCCGTGAACCTGCAGACCGTCCGGGAGAACAACAACTGGGACTCCTGGGCGCTGCCGGGCCTGTACTGGCTGGCGGAGAACCTCCCTGCGGATCTTCCGGTGCTGCTCACCGGCCTGTCCCGGGCGGACCGGATCGCCCAAGCCGTCGCCCTCTTTCGCGACCGGCTGACCCTGATCAGCCAGAACCCCCATCAGTACGCGCTGCACGGCGCGGTGATGACCGCGAACGGACGGGAGGACATCCACGCACGGCCCGGAGACGCCTTCGCCGTCACCGTCCGCTACATGTCCTCGCTCCTGCCGCGCAGTTGA
- a CDS encoding ParB N-terminal domain-containing protein — MTTSDPDSDVVPGSAGVSMIHLAEILQRHSRLAQRRFVMLPLRGPGSAYTEPQGRQPGDATAPVELADLISSISEVGLLEPVLVEETPGRGGGAPAMRLVSGERRLRAMRWGALHLGENPHFEAIPAIVCPGPLSDEERATWRFVENFAREDLRPAEQAVALMYQRCAVLVGKLLRAGKPVPREVYEITDAVERFQALEKIRGGDRSCAAPWSEVLTRLGLQLSERKAMELVRAFRELPRDLSEEMDESGIRLNTRIRYAQLQRGRADAAAGIWASLKNTGRLHLLPSAVDIGLAAPDLDNDAIVDAAGERFDNANAGRRAKLSRVPAGDGANGQQGDSPEPGSVVSGAPQPPSHAAGTPPAIQRPEVELSADQRPDTPTEQRPLVDQAVVRTTLDSLRALLADLHTGHDLGRYDRGSLRLALRELEPFLSADTATPASQEVAA; from the coding sequence GTGACGACCAGCGACCCCGACTCGGACGTCGTACCCGGATCCGCCGGCGTCAGCATGATCCACTTGGCGGAGATCCTCCAGCGCCACAGCCGCCTGGCGCAGCGGCGGTTCGTGATGCTGCCGCTGCGCGGGCCGGGCAGCGCTTACACCGAGCCTCAGGGCCGACAGCCAGGCGACGCGACCGCCCCGGTCGAGCTCGCCGACTTGATCTCTTCCATCAGCGAAGTCGGGCTCCTGGAGCCGGTGCTGGTCGAGGAGACGCCGGGCCGGGGCGGCGGTGCGCCGGCCATGCGGCTGGTCTCCGGAGAGCGCCGGCTGCGCGCGATGCGGTGGGGCGCCCTGCACCTCGGCGAGAACCCGCATTTCGAGGCGATTCCCGCCATCGTGTGCCCCGGCCCACTGTCGGACGAGGAGAGGGCGACTTGGCGGTTCGTGGAGAACTTCGCCCGGGAGGACCTCCGACCTGCCGAGCAAGCCGTCGCGCTGATGTACCAGCGCTGCGCTGTCCTGGTCGGCAAGTTGCTGCGAGCCGGGAAGCCCGTGCCGCGCGAGGTCTACGAGATCACCGACGCGGTCGAACGGTTCCAGGCCCTGGAGAAGATCCGCGGTGGGGACCGGAGCTGCGCCGCGCCGTGGAGCGAGGTCCTAACCCGGCTCGGCCTCCAGCTGAGCGAGCGCAAGGCGATGGAGCTCGTGCGGGCCTTCCGCGAGTTGCCGCGCGATCTGAGCGAGGAGATGGACGAATCGGGGATCCGGCTCAATACGCGAATCCGCTACGCCCAGCTGCAGCGCGGCCGCGCCGACGCCGCCGCCGGGATCTGGGCCTCCCTCAAGAACACCGGCCGGCTCCACCTGCTGCCCAGCGCCGTCGACATCGGCCTGGCCGCGCCGGACCTCGACAACGACGCCATCGTCGACGCCGCCGGCGAACGCTTCGACAACGCCAACGCCGGCCGGCGGGCGAAGCTCAGCCGCGTCCCCGCCGGCGACGGAGCGAACGGGCAGCAAGGCGACAGCCCCGAACCCGGCTCGGTCGTCAGCGGGGCCCCGCAGCCCCCGTCGCACGCTGCCGGCACGCCTCCCGCCATCCAGAGGCCGGAAGTCGAACTGTCCGCAGACCAGCGGCCGGACACGCCGACGGAACAGCGGCCGCTGGTCGACCAGGCCGTCGTCCGCACCACGCTCGACTCCCTGCGGGCGCTGCTCGCCGACCTGCACACCGGCCACGACCTCGGACGGTACGACCGGGGATCTCTGCGCCTGGCGCTGCGCGAACTCGAGCCGTTCCTGTCCGCCGACACCGCCACACCCGCTTCCCAGGAGGTAGCAGCCTGA
- a CDS encoding replication-relaxation family protein produces MNAATLARPAMMRRLAQQAMTVLYQHRLMTTQQLHRLLQPQAQRPVYLLDQLRSLEDAGLVERVRALHRNPRHAQWLWFLGEEGYLHMDGSQESITRQHRTTTATATGPRQAHTLAVNEVGIAMVEHARAAGHECGPLDWMPEVAHRMRDGQRRFEDDHVISDAVLDYTHVTGEGRRTMLRAFVELDRCTMTVTRLADKVAAYGRYHDYIPQEHDRARRPTGSRPAWQSTYSRFPRLLIVLDHPSPRVLDSRINDLGALTGANPGLSALAGQLSVGVTTLAKLRQHGPFAPIFKPLLRNQAPTDMFLRPQAES; encoded by the coding sequence ATGAACGCTGCCACCCTTGCCCGGCCCGCGATGATGAGGCGGCTGGCCCAGCAGGCCATGACTGTGCTCTACCAGCACCGGCTGATGACCACCCAGCAGCTTCACCGCCTCCTCCAGCCTCAGGCGCAGCGGCCCGTCTACCTGCTGGACCAGCTCAGGAGCCTGGAGGACGCCGGGCTGGTCGAGCGGGTGCGTGCGCTGCACCGCAACCCCCGTCACGCCCAATGGCTGTGGTTCTTGGGCGAGGAGGGCTACCTGCACATGGACGGATCGCAGGAGAGCATCACTCGCCAGCACCGGACCACCACCGCCACGGCGACCGGGCCGCGCCAGGCGCACACCCTGGCGGTGAACGAGGTCGGCATCGCCATGGTGGAGCACGCCCGGGCGGCGGGACACGAGTGCGGGCCGCTGGACTGGATGCCGGAGGTCGCCCACCGGATGCGAGACGGCCAGCGCCGTTTCGAGGACGACCACGTCATCTCCGACGCCGTCCTGGACTACACGCACGTCACGGGCGAGGGCCGGCGCACGATGCTGCGGGCTTTCGTCGAGTTGGACCGCTGCACCATGACCGTCACCCGGCTCGCGGACAAGGTCGCCGCATACGGGCGGTACCACGACTACATCCCGCAGGAGCACGACCGTGCACGGCGCCCGACCGGCAGCCGGCCCGCGTGGCAGAGCACCTACAGCCGCTTCCCGCGGCTGCTGATCGTGCTGGACCACCCCTCGCCGCGCGTCCTTGACTCCCGCATCAACGACCTCGGAGCGCTGACCGGCGCCAACCCCGGCCTGTCAGCGCTGGCCGGGCAGCTGTCCGTCGGCGTCACCACGCTGGCCAAACTCCGCCAGCACGGACCGTTCGCGCCGATCTTCAAGCCGCTGCTGCGCAACCAGGCGCCCACCGACATGTTCCTTCGGCCGCAGGCCGAGAGCTGA